The genomic DNA gacaaGCCCACTAGGatgagtcaaaatacaaacaatgaaTAGAAATTTATACTAGCAAtattacacaccaaaacatctaataagctatttCTTATACAACTTTTTTGCACTAATTTTTTAGCAGATGTATTGTAAACAAGTGAGaacgtgtgacagatttgtgGATGCAGGGCAACGTCAGTAAACTAAACTTAGTCAAACCGATTCTCTAgtgtacaataaccaagtgtacaaataactaactgtacaacATCATGGAATAATTTTGGATGTGCGTTGTTCGTGCGTTTTTTTgaacaataactaatacagttgaataataaaataaattattgcacATGACCATTTAAACATAAAATTTAGGTAAGAGATTGTCTAGATTTCCTTGTCTGCTTAATACAGTAGTTCTACAAgaagaagtacatgtacatgaaaacaTGGTTTAAGTGAACTTGTCCCAGTCCTTAACAAGGGAGATGCAGGGATCCCACAATGAAcactaacaataacaataactctGATCAATAATTCTcaaaaatttgtcttttttgtcattGAGATAAAGAGATCGAGTAGAACCAAAGACATCTGAAGAAATCATACACAAGCTCAGTTACATCATACAGTGTGCAATGCCAGCTTCCTTTCCAAACACAAGGTTTTGAATAAAGACCAAATCTAAACTTAAAAACTAAGAAATGACTGAACATCATACCTATTCCCCTCTCGATGTACCAGTCCGCCTTCTTGCGATCCAGAGTACAAAGTCTGGATCCATCAGGAGCTGCTAGCATGCAGTTCATGTACAGTGGTGTTTTTCTCGTTGTGCCTTTTTTATAAGGCTTTCGAGGCTTCTCTGCACTACAAGAACTAAATTCATCTTTTTCATCCTCATCGTTTGagacaaagttctttttttttcccctgaATGCAATGTCCACCACACCCTGACACAGAGAGCCTGCTCTTTGAGTAAAGCATGGATCTGTAAGAAAATTTGTAACCTCATCCATGAAAAGGTATCCTTCCATCTCAGGTGACTCAAACTTGTTGAGATCTACTGTAGCTTCATAACAAATTTTAGAATCACCACACAAAGCTTCTTTTAATGCTAATCTGTCACGAAGAAACTTATCATCACTGATATTTCCAAAATTCAAACCCTCCTGCGTGGGAttcttatttttcaaagattctAACCTAAACGTATTGAGATGTTGTTTGAAAGCTGGTTCTTGGTCAGGCAAGCAATACTCTGGACTGTCTCCTGACTGATTCAGTGTGAAATCTGTTTTGTTGTTCTCCACATCACAATTGTTCAATACACATGAGGACTGTTCAGTGTGTTCAAACTTGTGGCAAGCACCTTGAGAATTGCAatcattttcagtttcaaaatggTTCTCGTTCACTGGACAAAAACCATGtgaatcatacatgtacatgcctcTTTCATCCTTGTTGTGCCTTGTCTTTATGTTAACCAACCTAAGAAAGATATGACTTGCAACCAATGCATCATTCATGGCATATTCAATCTGCCGTACGCTGAATTCTGCAGCTTCCCAGTTGCTGCATCGAATTCTCCAGGACTTATCCATTCTAACACCCAATATTTTCTTGGCTAAGGCATCAAGACTCATCTTCTGGAAACTGTGAAGTAAaccatgcatgcatgtattTACCAGAAACCACAGAAAAATAACTccatacaagtacatgtacctttagAATACATGTGGAGGATGTAGCACAATGGCAGATCTCTGAAAAGGAGGTAACTCAAAGTGCTACTTTTCTATCTACACTGTAGGCCATTTTAAAAGATAGACATGTAGTCcgtatgaaaagaaaaaagaatgctatttactattttcaaatatctctttttgttccagagatattcaagtttttaaaatatggaaATTAGCTAAGTGATGACATCACAAttactcaaccaaattttgatcaaatacgataaaaagagatatctcagccaatttgtatcagaagtgcttgattctttgcagtacaATTCtagtatacatgtatgtgctcCACAACATGAGCATACCACTTTTGTTAACCATAGAAACTTACTGAGTTTCAGACCTCCCagatattaaaggctttgctggccaccattgcattccattttgatactTGCCAATGGTgtctcatctgcatgatcctgcattCATATAAATACGTTAGGTTGAGTTTGTggtcttgttaaatgtttttctagctcaaagatcaccaaaaatattgaaatcatgtTGAAGGGGACtgaaaaagagtgagttgccaaaATTGGGAACAAATTTCTTTATAGCCATCAGTGTGTTACCTATTAGCCAGCACCAAGTTTCAATGTTCTCTGCTGCAAAGTGACGGAGATAcatgacatgtacatgtagctctatTTCTATTTTGATTTTGCACCTTTAACAAACACGAGTAAAATGAAGCGTAACGCTCCTAAACATGTTCGTCAAAATCGTAAACAAGTTGTTATGTGTTTACAACTTTCAGAATATCTAAATAAAAACTGTTATACATTCCATGATCAATTTTCCGATCGATAAAAGCTGCACAACAAAGTTTCTTTGTTCTCCtatcaaaattaaaatccatTTAAATCACTTTCATCAACATCACTTTCACCAAAGGACCACGAGAAGCAAATTGGCTATTCCGTGCAAGCTGTGTTGGACGTCTTCGAACAACTGAGACATGTTAAAAACACTTGATGCGTTCATTGCTCCAGAGAAAATCAAGATTCTTCGAAGATATggacttagtgtttagttagaTGTGTTTTAAGTTGGTAACAATTGAAAGCGAACACTAAAACGCCAATTTAGTGTACGACCACGTGAGATCTCTTGCATATTAATGAGGTGTCAAAACACTTGTACCCGTGTATAGGCTGCAACCCTAATTTTGGCCCCATTTTTCCGGGGAAAAAGTGCAGCCTATCCGCGGTTAAATACGGTACTTGATGTTACActgggttgagtgaatgatgtcatcagtcctctcatttgcatatttttttttttctaacccTGGATCtgaatgcagatatttccaaacggcaaatggaattctatgtgactctgaaacctaaaaattcaaggaatAAAAATTTGGCCATAGTTCTAAGCATTTTAAGTACACTAATCTGTGCAGGATAGAAACATCAAACATTATGCTGGAAGTATTCACACATATTGCCAGTGCTGTATGATCTTCATTGACTGCCAGTTAATTGATGCAAGTCATTCTAAAAtcattattttacttttaacttttttagttTTAAAGTAATACATGGGTTATCTCCACCTTAGATATCTTTACAACAAGTGAAACTCTCAGAGCgttctaaagaaaaaataaataatacttcCCGCACTCAGGGCAAGGTTTTttcaaaccctaaccctaaccctaaccctaaccttagtTAGTTAGATAAAGTATGTTATGTTACGTTTCGTTGATAAGGACATGTAAATAGCCCTATACAAGtgtcaaataaaattaaaatgaaacttCCCCTCAGTAGCTGAATTAACCATTAATGGCTCAAGAGTCTTCACAAATTGAATACTAGGGTTTTGGCTAAAAGGGATGACTCAAAAGTACCTTCTTGAGCCCACAGTGCACCACCAAATAGACCATGTTCTCACTTGCAGCAACTGATGACCGGAAGAAGGTTCTCTCAGTTCATCCTTTTTCACTGCCAACAAATGTCAGACACTTACAGACTATTGGTGGTTCAAATCactgagagaaaaaaaattctaccGTAGGACTTACCTCTTCTGGTCATCTGTTCCCATTTGACACCTTTGAACTACATGTCTGAGGTCCACACACCCCCACACATTGATACCAAACATTGCTGACAGTCTTTTCACATCATCCTGGATACCAACACCAAACTTAAGAATAGTCTTGTCCTGCAgaatttcttccaaaatttgagGCATTTGACCCTCCATTTTACATAGACGAACAAGAAAACAGTCACATACGGGAGTTGCAATCTGTAACAATGCAACAGGGGCATTCACTTGGCCTTTAGTACTTACCCACTCGCAGTCAATTCCAAGGTAATTC from Montipora foliosa isolate CH-2021 chromosome 7, ASM3666993v2, whole genome shotgun sequence includes the following:
- the LOC138009551 gene encoding exonuclease 3'-5' domain-containing protein 2-like isoform X2, which encodes MEEMGESTTGNVSKKVNVDHKCLNDHENTSPIKLNKGHKKSFYSLVICFVAFLQWFLQILFFGPDEHIRKRSSICLSQERERSKEPKNARVFVLDDASSCDTLLQYYRSQYPFRMNYLGIDCEWDDVKRLSAMFGINVWGCVDLRHVVQRCQMGTDDQKSFQKMSLDALAKKILGVRMDKSWRIRCSNWEAAEFSVRQIEYAMNDALVASHIFLRLVNIKTRHNKDERGMYMYDSHGFCPVNENHFETENDCNSQGACHKFEHTEQSSCVLNNCDVENNKTDFTLNQSGDSPEYCLPDQEPAFKQHLNTFRLESLKNKNPTQEGLNFGNISDDKFLRDRLALKEALCGDSKICYEATVDLNKFESPEMEGYLFMDEVTNFLTDPCFTQRAGSLCQGVVDIAFRGKKKNFVSNDEDEKDEFSSCSAEKPRKPYKKGTTRKTPLYMNCMLAAPDGSRLCTLDRKKADWYIERGIGHLTSLDPYTVQLNFEPAGRPGTEDYYYLNFKDNVCVVCGSDESYMRKNVVPHDYRRHFPLVMKDHHSHDILLTCPKCHCLANHHDDQLRKELAIKYNAPLGNAAVCRLVEDPVLRKVKSAARALNYAGNKIPEERRQELSIIVQKYFNTTVLTQEIIMQAATMETRKENANFVSHGREVVKRVREEGKLLEFEKMWRKHFVDTMHPKYLPPLWSVDHRHEALREKLGVTNDSL
- the LOC138009551 gene encoding exonuclease 3'-5' domain-containing protein 2-like isoform X3, with product MEEMGESTTGNVSKKVNVDHKCLNDHENTSPIKLNKGHKKSFYSLVICFVAFLQWFLQILFFGPDEHIRKRSSICLSQERERSKEPKNARVFVLDDASSCDTLLQYYRSQYPFRMNYLGIDCEWVSTKGQVNAPVALLQIATPVCDCFLVRLCKMEGQMPQILEEILQDKTILKFGVGIQDDVKRLSAMFGINVWGCVDLRHVVQRCQMGTDDQKSFQKMSLDALAKKILGVRMDKSWRIRCSNWEAAEFSVRQIEYAMNDALVASHIFLRLVNIKTRHNKDERGMYMYDSHGFCPVNENHFETENDCNSQGACHKFEHTEQSSCVLNNCDVENNKTDFTLNQSGDSPEYCLPDQEPAFKQHLNTFRLESLKNKNPTQEGLNFGNISDDKFLRDRLALKEALCGDSKICYEATVDLNKFESPEMEGYLFMDEVTNFLTDPCFTQRAGSLCQGVVDIAFRGKKKNFVSNDEDEKDEFSSCSAEKPRKPYKKGTTRKTPLYMNCMLAAPDGSRLCTLDRKKADWYIERGIGNAAVCRLVEDPVLRKVKSAARALNYAGNKIPEERRQELSIIVQKYFNTTVLTQEIIMQAATMETRKENANFVSHGREVVKRVREEGKLLEFEKMWRKHFVDTMHPKYLPPLWSVDHRHEALREKLGVTNDSL
- the LOC138009551 gene encoding exonuclease 3'-5' domain-containing protein 2-like isoform X1, which encodes MEEMGESTTGNVSKKVNVDHKCLNDHENTSPIKLNKGHKKSFYSLVICFVAFLQWFLQILFFGPDEHIRKRSSICLSQERERSKEPKNARVFVLDDASSCDTLLQYYRSQYPFRMNYLGIDCEWVSTKGQVNAPVALLQIATPVCDCFLVRLCKMEGQMPQILEEILQDKTILKFGVGIQDDVKRLSAMFGINVWGCVDLRHVVQRCQMGTDDQKSFQKMSLDALAKKILGVRMDKSWRIRCSNWEAAEFSVRQIEYAMNDALVASHIFLRLVNIKTRHNKDERGMYMYDSHGFCPVNENHFETENDCNSQGACHKFEHTEQSSCVLNNCDVENNKTDFTLNQSGDSPEYCLPDQEPAFKQHLNTFRLESLKNKNPTQEGLNFGNISDDKFLRDRLALKEALCGDSKICYEATVDLNKFESPEMEGYLFMDEVTNFLTDPCFTQRAGSLCQGVVDIAFRGKKKNFVSNDEDEKDEFSSCSAEKPRKPYKKGTTRKTPLYMNCMLAAPDGSRLCTLDRKKADWYIERGIGHLTSLDPYTVQLNFEPAGRPGTEDYYYLNFKDNVCVVCGSDESYMRKNVVPHDYRRHFPLVMKDHHSHDILLTCPKCHCLANHHDDQLRKELAIKYNAPLGNAAVCRLVEDPVLRKVKSAARALNYAGNKIPEERRQELSIIVQKYFNTTVLTQEIIMQAATMETRKENANFVSHGREVVKRVREEGKLLEFEKMWRKHFVDTMHPKYLPPLWSVDHRHEALREKLGVTNDSL